The genomic interval TCAAACCATTTTGGTAGAGAGTGGAACTCTTTTGAACTAACTTTTCTTCTGACATTTTATCACCAAGAGCAAAAGATTCGTTAGCAATGTCCAAAATACGTACACTGAAGTCAACTATTGTTTCATCCtccataattttttaaagattcAAACTTTGAAGTGAGAATCTGCAGTCGAgacattttcactttttatGTCCCTTCATGAGCAACTTCCATGATGTCCCAAGCTTCTTTGGCTGAAACACATGGATTGATGAGATGGAAAATATTCTTATCAAGTCTATTGAACATTGCATATAGTGCACGAGAGTTTCGTAGGGAAGCCTCATCTTTTGCTTCTCTCTAGTCCTTCTCTAGTTTGCAAGAGACTTTGCCATCATCCTCAATGACTTGAGGAGTCCATCCATTCACGACAACTTTCCAGGTTTTACTGTCAATTGATTTTAGAAACATGGTCATTCTGGCTTTCCAATATGAGTAATTAGTCCCATCAAACACTTGAGTTCTGGTAGTGGATCCACCTTCTATGATTGGTTCCATTGCAAACAAACAAAGAAAGTATAATGGTAGAacccactctgataccaattgaaaaagatGAATATGCAATCAAACTAAAAGGAGAATTGATGGACACAACGATGCTAACAATTTGGCCAACACAGAAATAAGTAGAGAGAGAAATAACACACAATATGTTAACCCAATTCGATATAACTTTACCTACATTTGGGGGGCTCAGAGCCCAATTGAAAATAAGATAATAATATTCAAAAGGTTTACAAGGAAGACCACTTATCTAATAAAACTACTATCATGGAATACAGTAAACCTTAGATAGATATTTGGCTTAGACTCCCTCTGAATTTGATGTCACTTATCTCAAGATCTTCTAATGACTCAAGCTCTCCCTGAGTCAGAAGCTTTCAGCTTGTTCGATCTTGCActtttaggctccccctaaactCAATGCTTAGTTTCAAGAATCACACACCCTCTATGAAAAATCAGTagtgtttctttctttttctttctgcaACGGCCGCACAAGAAGATACAATATCTATCAATAAAAAACCTACATTCAATCTGTTTTTAATACTTCCTTTTATAACAACTCTAAAAGGAAGGAGCGGACAAGGAAATCAACATCAATACCAAAAAGGTAAGCAGATAGAACATTCTAAAAGAAAACCAAATCGTTTAACCTGAAGTCAATCGGAGAAGACCAacattcaaataaaagaaaatttatgtgCCAATTAAACCATAACAAAAGGTATTTAGGAGAATTTGGAATGGTTGGGGTGTGGGATATGGAGGGTTATTGTATAATTAATTGGAACAGAAGCACGTGTCggggaaattagggtttgaggtGTGATTTTTATGGAGGAGAAATAATTATTGTGAGTTTGACAATATCATCAATGCTTTCATGCAAAATATCAACATTAACTTAGAGACCTTGCATATATGTGtatagtcattttgtcatttttgttattttttggaaatcaatttcaATGGTTTTTCCTtaccattttaaaatctagattttatttatttatttttatttgatcctCTTTAATTAGATTTGGTGTTTAAATACAGTTTAATATTATTGATATTCAAGAGGGGTTATATATGTCATTTATATAtagatatttataatttaaagagaaaaataagtttaaacaTTTGCCAAAATTGCCTTTTACAATAGACATCAAACAGACATAATTTTTTCGCATAGATAACAAatcaaatgatttattttaGAACAACTATCGAGTGTATGATTGAATTTTCGAATTTTTTTAGACGAAAATCATATCAATACTATCCTTAAATTCATACCAAATGGATTTGAGAACTTAAAATCAAGTGGCACCCACTTTAATAGTGTTGGTCAAGTGTTGTCAGAAGGCAGTGGGCATATTTTTGAACAAATCTAAAAAGCGACAGAAAAAATGATAAGATATGGTTGGAAAGTATTTAATGCGGCGGACcacaaacaataataatttaagaaaacatGATAAGATATGGTTGCATGTCAAAGTATATTGAGAGCCTTACATTCTCAGACTTGATAACTTTAATggatataataatattaattaatttacaataatataaatatcaattttgtatcaatttaaatcctacaTTTATAATTGTATCCATTTAATCCCTAAACTTTGGGTGCTATccatttaaatcttaaattattaattaaatcaatttagactctaaatttttataagtgtatcaatttaaccTTGGACTTTCgtaattgtatcaacttaaacccttcattatgttttatttaaatatacttacgaaagttcagggtttaaattgatatatttataaatgttcaaggtttaaattgatacaactatgAAAATACGGGGTCTAAATTGATACGATTATCAGTttgggatttaaattgatacaattccaaaattccaaaagttCGAGGTTAAAATTGATGCAACTCCTAAAAtttaggtttaaattgatataaacctcaaagtttaagggtataaattgatatttgttttttacaataattatgatATAAAAATCTTTCAATTAATAATATTAGTAGCGATAGAAATTAGTgaacattaatttatttttttaattaattaataaatatttatatggaCGAGGAAGAGGAtcaaaaatgaatatttagtaAATACAGAATTAAGactaaaaatataaatgttGAAATCTAGAAAGTAAATagaaaaaatctttaaaattaattctttgaagcttagaaagaaaattaaaattaaactcgAAGTGTAATAATTTGAAACTTTAAAGATAAAATAGAAACTAAGGGGGAAAAAACCTAAAtgaggaaaaaatatttttccctttaattttcTCATTGACAACTTTTCCACTTCAAACTTTTGTGtaaccatcttcttcttcaaatacCACGCATCCAACATCTTATCTCCCAACTATTCAACTTCAAATTTCATCTGTTCTCTCAAACAACCATtactatttcttcttcttcttttatttatttatccgttTCTAAATGGCAATATACTCTAATAACGATTTTCTAAATACCACATATTGCACATCTTCCCTTCTATCATAACACGAGTCTCATTTATTATCTCAAACAACCACTACTATTTCTTCTTCACTCATCTCTGttttctaaatggcaatatcatccattaataattttttgttcGAAGTACAACGATCCGAACCAGAATTGGTTGCTCCAGCAAAACCTACACCCCATGAATTTAAGCAACTTTCAGACATCGATGATCAAGAAAGCTTTAGatttcaaattccattaatATTTTTCTATGCACAAAATGCAAGCATGGAGGGAAGTGATCCAGTGAAGGTAATAAAGAAGGCAATTTCAGAGACATTGGTATTTTACTATCCTTTTGCAGGAAGATTAAGGGAAGGCCCTGGAAGGAAATTGTTTGTTGAATGTACAGCTGAAGGTATCTTATTTATTGAAGCTGATGCAAATgttactttacaacaatttggTGATGCCATTCAACCTCCATATGCATTTTTGGATGATGTTTTGTACAATGTTCCAAATTCTGATGGGATCGTTAACTCTCCATTGTTGCTCATTCAGGTATGTTGATTTATTTTGACACTGTCTGATCAATTTTAGACATGGTGTTTAGAACCAGGAGGCATAAAATAGAGGGGtagttgtaaatatagcaatcaaaTCCATAGTATTGcatatatagcaaaatttagatcgAAGTTTACCTGTGATAGATTATTATATTGCCAGTAGAAATCTATGAGCGATAAAGTATATCACTAATAACAATCTATAAGCAATTgagtctatcacttatagattttttttatttgaaaatcttCAGAATTGTTATtttacacttaattattagggttgtttttaaatatagaaaaaaaactaaaatatgataaaatatggtaaaattttagaactatcaataatagacgttgatagatactgatagacttctatcagtgtctatatgtatattgatagacactgataaaagtctatcttgtaaatattttcaatagttttaatatttaaaataattttcctaattaTTATCCTAAAAATCTACGCATTAcaattactttaaaatttaattttttaatcatagATCTACAAATTTCCTTTAATCAAACAAAGAGTTGGAGTTCACAGCTCCATATTCGCTATTTCAAAGTAGGTTaagttgattaattatttggCCCACATATTTTACAATAGAGCATGTAATTATGCACATTTATTgaacctttttattttattctctctctccCTTTTCCTCCCATGTTACTAATAACtccaaaatatatttatatatatatatttttttaaaaatagtaaaataaaaagtttaaagtaACTTACCAATTTGGAATCTTttcaaattatgaattttgtttcaaatataatatacaaattttttaaaatttaaaacaaaatataagatagacaaattttgaactttattcaatttgagtataataaaaaatttattaaaattccaATTCCTAGAACTTTATTTTAGAATTCTATTCcaaatttaaaccaaattatGAATAGAATGTAATatttaacttaaattaaatttggacATATTTCAAACTTTAACTCAATAGTTCAAAAAAGATGTAAATTttatagtcaatagatatcaaattaataaactaGTTGCATTCATATTGAATATCATATCAAATTTGAGGGAACTTGAAATTAAAATGTACAAGAAAGGAAAACACTAATTACCCACAAAATTAGTACTACTTAACTCAACCAAACACTAAGTGCCAAAACCATCCTAATTGTATggtataaatataacaaaaaagtAACAAGAAAAGTCAACATACACATTTCAAAAGTCTAAGATTAAACAACTTTCCATCCCAAATTTAGACTTTTAAATTCAAACTAGACTAAACAACTTTGCAACATgacaaattattatttaactccAAAGACTAATTACGTCTTTAAACTAAATAACTATACACTTAATAACTCAACTCAATGTTCTGAAAGCTCTCTAAACGTTGATAAAAGTGTCCAAATTTAgtctatatatattttcaacaaATAAAGGCCACGAGGTTAAGAAAGAAGGAGAGATAAAAGCTTCTTTTCAATACCATAAAAGCTTTTagtaattcaaaatcaatttaatgtttcgattttatacttttagattatttattcatgcaatgaaaattgattctaaattatgaaaaacatATTTGGGAGACTATTTTATAGATTTATTTAGTCcaaaaaaaaccttaaaattgtttcttctttttaacaAGAAGAGTAAAAAGAGAGCTTTATGTTTGATAAATAGTTTCAATGATCATCAATGTAATGTAGGTGACACGGCTCAGTTGCGGTGGTTTCATCTTTGCCATTCGTTTTAATCATACAATGTGTGATGTGCTTGGTTTAATGCAATTCTTGACTGCCATAAGTGAAATAGCTCGCGGTTCCTTTGCTCCGTCTATTCTTCCAGTGTGGCAAAGAGCTTTCTTAAATGCAAGGGACCCTCCAACAGTCACTTGTCGCCACCCTGAATATGACCAAGTTATTGACACCAAACACACCACCATTCCCCTGAACGACATGGACCATTGCTCTATTTTCTTTGGCTCCACTGAGATCTCTACCATTCGTAAAACCTTACCCATCCACATTCGTCAGTGCTCTTCCTTCGACCTCATCACTGCTTGCCTTTGGCGCACTCGTACCATAGCCCTTCAACCAGACCCGAACGACGAAATGCGATTATTTTGTGTTGTGAATTTACGTTCAAAATCAAACTCTATACCCTTAGGATACTATGGCAACACGTCTATTTTTTCAGCAGCAGTCACCACTGCAGCCAAACTTTGCCATAACCCACTAGGTTATGCAGTTGAATTGGTTAGAAAGGCAAAGGGAGGGGTGACAGAAGAGTACATGAAGTCTGTGGCAGAACTTATGGTAATCAAAGGACGACCTAAGATAACTTCTGTGAGATCCTACGCTGTATCAGACATAACAAAACTTGAGATGGAGAACATAGATTTTGGATGGGGAAATGCCCTTTTTGGAGGATTTGTTATGATAGATATTGCAAAACTTCCTTGTTCGGGAAGTTTTTGTAATCGTTTCAAAAACAACAAAGGGGAATTGGGAACATTGGTGTCTTTCTCCTTGCCTGCTCCAGCCATGGAGAGATTTGTGGTAGAACTTGATGCTTTGATCAAAACAAAACCATCGAACGAATTGAAAAATTCTAAAGGGTCGTTCATtaaatcta from Benincasa hispida cultivar B227 chromosome 10, ASM972705v1, whole genome shotgun sequence carries:
- the LOC120088899 gene encoding benzyl alcohol O-benzoyltransferase-like — its product is MAISSINNFLFEVQRSEPELVAPAKPTPHEFKQLSDIDDQESFRFQIPLIFFYAQNASMEGSDPVKVIKKAISETLVFYYPFAGRLREGPGRKLFVECTAEGILFIEADANVTLQQFGDAIQPPYAFLDDVLYNVPNSDGIVNSPLLLIQVTRLSCGGFIFAIRFNHTMCDVLGLMQFLTAISEIARGSFAPSILPVWQRAFLNARDPPTVTCRHPEYDQVIDTKHTTIPLNDMDHCSIFFGSTEISTIRKTLPIHIRQCSSFDLITACLWRTRTIALQPDPNDEMRLFCVVNLRSKSNSIPLGYYGNTSIFSAAVTTAAKLCHNPLGYAVELVRKAKGGVTEEYMKSVAELMVIKGRPKITSVRSYAVSDITKLEMENIDFGWGNALFGGFVMIDIAKLPCSGSFCNRFKNNKGELGTLVSFSLPAPAMERFVVELDALIKTKPSNELKNSKGSFIKSIL